The Alosa sapidissima isolate fAloSap1 chromosome 8, fAloSap1.pri, whole genome shotgun sequence genome segment TCCAGCGGTGAACAAAAACATCCTGGAGGAGCACTTACAGTCCATTGGAGTCGAGACCTCTGAGGATCTACGCTTTGTAACAGAGGCAGATTTAATGACCGGACTAAGACCTGTGCAAGCCAGAAAGCTTATTTCTATTTGGAAACAGAAATGTGAGTAAAAACACCACATAACACACAACCATTCAAAATCCAAAGCAGACATGGACATTGTGTAATACAGTGTACAGTGTGATTCattatcttatttttttttgtcatttaaagACCAAACTCCCGAGAACAGCTCAGGACAGCTATCATCTGTGGAATCGCTGTcatcgctctctctttcacccagaAGTTCAACGTCAACCTCATCCAGCAGCTCAGGACTCGACACACAGGGGGACGACAGCTTTGAAGTTCCATGGGGGAAAATGCCAGAGGAAGTGATGGATTCTCTGGAGAGGGGAAAAAGGCCAGGCCCAAGACTGAGGAGGCAAATGATCCGGATTGTTGTGACTGAGATGATGGAAAAAAGCCCTCATGTAGGTAAAAAGCATTCAACTGACGTTGCAAAAAAAATGGTGGCAAAATATCCCAGTTCTCTGCAAGATGTAATAGAGGGCGATATTGTTGGAACAGGCTACCATTCGATTGTCAAACAGTTGCAAAACAGAATTGAAAATGTGAGGCGCACTTCAACACCCAaaataagaaaaagaaaacatcagACTGATGTCTCAGACCACACAGACGAGATCCCATTAGAAGAGAGAGCAGCAATGCAGGACACTTATGGATGTGTTAAATGGAATGTAAAATTCCTGCCCCTTGAAGAAACTCAAGAGAGCCAGCAGCAAAAGATGGAAAAACTCAAAGTGATGTTCCAACAGTCTGATGCCAATTCAGAGGAGGTAAAATGTCTAATGAAGTCCACTTTTTACACACAGCGTCAACATGTCAACCAGGGAAAAAGTATCAAATGCCTTAGAGAGGAGTGGCCATTTTGGTTTGATGAACTTGGCATGTCGATCCACTTCAAGGAACTCACTGGGATTGACCTCAAAGAGACATTCACACGGAATTTGGATTTGAAGGGAAAAAGGCTGCTCGACTACATGACCACAGTTTGTGTCAACAAGAGCAAGAGGTTCCTTCAGAATTATGCAAGGCTTCAGAGGATGCGGGGACCGCAGAGTGGCTGCTCAGATGATGTGATCGAGATGATCCTGCTTCTGCTAAGCTACTTTGATGAGAAGGAGGAGTCCATGTTCTTCCATGTAGAAGATACATGTCTGGTAGAAGAGGTCCAACTGGAGCAAGTACCTCTGACACCCACTATTATTGTCTGTGGTAAGTCTGTTTCATATCTCACTATTTTTAATTGCGCTGTTTATAGAATTTGTCATGTGAGTGCAACGCTTATTAATGTaacctattaaataatttgctCATAGGACAGTCCTGCTATTCCTCAACAAGGTACATGCTGAGTCTGGATCGGAACCTTATCAACACAAACATCTCCTCCTTCATTTCTGCCCTGTGCCTCATGTTCGGGAGCTACTACTGTTTTAACATCCATTATTCATCTGAGCTGGCTTCAACCCTGGAGTTTCTTCAAAGGTGAGTAAACTTGGCTTACTAATTTCTCAGACCTGGAGTCTGGTTCTGAGGTCCCGGTCTTAATCTGGACCTTAAAGGGAtgttccaccatttggggaattacactcattttcaaCCTGCCCTTGAGTTAAACTGTTGATTTTTGCCTTTCtcaagttcatccagccgttctcagAGTCTGGCGACACCTttttttagctccagcctagcatagataaTTGAATCAGagtagaccattagcatctcgcctgctagcatcatgtttaaaagtgactaagatttccggtaattttcctatttaaaactggTCTTTTCTCAAGTTAGAGAGTGTAATAAGACTAATAGAAAATGAAACatgcgattttctaggctgatttgacatggaactatactctcattgaGGCGtgataatccagtcactaaccaatttatctgctgcagctcaaccttgttggaaggtgctgcatgatat includes the following:
- the LOC121715257 gene encoding uncharacterized protein LOC121715257 isoform X1; this encodes MGDSERTFLDVAIMEALPELPAVNKNILEEHLQSIGVETSEDLRFVTEADLMTGLRPVQARKLISIWKQKYQTPENSSGQLSSVESLSSLSLSPRSSTSTSSSSSGLDTQGDDSFEVPWGKMPEEVMDSLERGKRPGPRLRRQMIRIVVTEMMEKSPHVGKKHSTDVAKKMVAKYPSSLQDVIEGDIVGTGYHSIVKQLQNRIENVRRTSTPKIRKRKHQTDVSDHTDEIPLEERAAMQDTYGCVKWNVKFLPLEETQESQQQKMEKLKVMFQQSDANSEEVKCLMKSTFYTQRQHVNQGKSIKCLREEWPFWFDELGMSIHFKELTGIDLKETFTRNLDLKGKRLLDYMTTVCVNKSKRFLQNYARLQRMRGPQSGCSDDVIEMILLLLSYFDEKEESMFFHVEDTCLVEEVQLEQVPLTPTIIVCGQSCYSSTRYMLSLDRNLINTNISSFISALCLMFGSYYCFNIHYSSELASTLEFLQRCFFLINPEKGTKVENKNSKRHLNLNPRVLTLIQELSDHEWCA
- the LOC121715257 gene encoding uncharacterized protein LOC121715257 isoform X2 — encoded protein: MGDSERTFLDVAIMEALPELPAVNKNILEEHLQSIGVETSEDLRFVTEADLMTGLRPVQARKLISIWKQKYQTPENSSGQLSSVESLSSLSLSPRSSTSTSSSSSGLDTQGDDSFEVPWGKMPEEVMDSLERGKRPGPRLRRQMIRIVVTEMMEKSPHVGKKHSTDVAKKMVAKYPSSLQDVIEGDIVGTGYHSIVKQLQNRIENVRRTSTPKIRKRKHQTDVSDHTDEIPLEERAAMQDTYGCVKWNVKFLPLEETQESQQQKMEKLKVMFQQSDANSEEVKCLMKSTFYTQRQHVNQGKSIKCLREEWPFWFDELGMSIHFKELTGIDLKETFTRNLDLKGKRLLDYMTTVCVNKSKRFLQNYARLQRMRGPQSGCSDDVIEMILLLLSYFDEKEESMFFHVEDTCLVEEVQLEQVPLTPTIIVCGVFS
- the LOC121715257 gene encoding uncharacterized protein LOC121715257 isoform X3 is translated as MPEEVMDSLERGKRPGPRLRRQMIRIVVTEMMEKSPHVGKKHSTDVAKKMVAKYPSSLQDVIEGDIVGTGYHSIVKQLQNRIENVRRTSTPKIRKRKHQTDVSDHTDEIPLEERAAMQDTYGCVKWNVKFLPLEETQESQQQKMEKLKVMFQQSDANSEEVKCLMKSTFYTQRQHVNQGKSIKCLREEWPFWFDELGMSIHFKELTGIDLKETFTRNLDLKGKRLLDYMTTVCVNKSKRFLQNYARLQRMRGPQSGCSDDVIEMILLLLSYFDEKEESMFFHVEDTCLVEEVQLEQVPLTPTIIVCGQSCYSSTRYMLSLDRNLINTNISSFISALCLMFGSYYCFNIHYSSELASTLEFLQRCFFLINPEKGTKVENKNSKRHLNLNPRVLTLIQELSDHEWCA
- the LOC121715257 gene encoding uncharacterized protein LOC121715257 isoform X4, whose amino-acid sequence is MGDSERTFLDVAIMEALPELPAVNKNILEEHLQSIGVETSEDLRFVTEADLMTGLRPVQARKLISIWKQKYQTPENSSGQLSSVESLSSLSLSPRSSTSTSSSSSGLDTQGDDSFEVPWGKMPEEVMDSLERGKRPGPRLRRQMIRIVVTEMMEKSPHRQHVNQGKSIKCLREEWPFWFDELGMSIHFKELTGIDLKETFTRNLDLKGKRLLDYMTTVCVNKSKRFLQNYARLQRMRGPQSGCSDDVIEMILLLLSYFDEKEESMFFHVEDTCLVEEVQLEQVPLTPTIIVCGQSCYSSTRYMLSLDRNLINTNISSFISALCLMFGSYYCFNIHYSSELASTLEFLQRCFFLINPEKGTKVENKNSKRHLNLNPRVLTLIQELSDHEWCA